The following proteins are co-located in the Camelina sativa cultivar DH55 chromosome 12, Cs, whole genome shotgun sequence genome:
- the LOC104733504 gene encoding pentatricopeptide repeat-containing protein At4g18840 produces IAFAATQTNPEPKTVSYAHSILNRIESPNGFTHNSVIRAYANSSTPEMALVVFRDMLLGPVFPDKYSFTFVLKACAAFCGFEQGRQIHGLFMKSDLMTDVFVENTLVNVYARSGYFEIARKVLDEMPVRDAVSWNSLLSAYLEKGLVEEARALFDEMEERNVESWNFMISGYAAAGLVKEAKEIFDSMPVKDVVSWNAMVTAYAHVGCYDDVLEVFNEMLDVSTEEPDGVTLVNVLSACASLGSLSQGEWVHVYIDKHGIEIEGFLATALVDMYSKCGKIDKALEVFRATSKRDVSTWNSIISGLSVHGLGKDALEIFSEMVYEGFKPNGITFVGVLSACNHVGLLDQARNLFEMMNSVYGVEPSIEHYGCMVDLLGRMGKIEEAEELVNEIQADEASVLLESLLGACKRFGRLEQAERIANRLQELNPRESSGYVQMSNLYASNGRWDEVMEVRRKMRAENVNKKPGCSMIEVDGVVHEFLAGEGLRID; encoded by the coding sequence ATCGCCTTTGCTGCAACCCAAACAAACCCAGAACCCAAAACTGTCTCTTACGCTCACTCCATTCTCAATCGGATCGAGAGCCCTAATGGGTTCACTCACAATTCCGTCATCAGGGCTTATGCTAATAGCTCTACCCCTGAGATGGCTCTAGTCGTGTTTCGTGATATGCTTCTTGGCCCTGTTTTCCCCGATAAGTACAGCTTCACGTTCGTTTTGAAAGCTTGTGCTGCGTTTTGTGGGTTTGAACAAGGAAGGCAAATTCACGGTCTTTTTATGAAGAGTGATCTGATGACTGATGTGTTTGTGGAGAATACTTTGGTTAACGTTTACGCGAGAAGCGGTTACTTTGAGATTGCACGTAAAGTGCTCGACGAAATGCCTGTGAGAGATGCGGTTTCGTGGAACTCGCTGTTGAGTGCTTATCTTGAAAAGGGTTTGGTAGAAGAAGCTCGTGCGTTGTTTGATGAGATGGAGGAACGGAATGTGGAGTCTTGGAATTTTATGATTTCGGGTTATGCTGCTGCGGGTTTGGTTAAGGAAGCCAAGGAGATTTTTGACTCTATGCCGGTGAAAGATGTGGTTTCTTGGAACGCTATGGTCACTGCTTATGCTCATGTGGGTTGCTACGACGACGTTTTAGAGGTTTTCAATGAGATGCTGGATGTTTCAACAGAGGAACCAGATGGTGTTACTCTTGTTAATGTTTTATCTGCGTGTGCTAGTCTTGGTTCCTTGAGTCAAGGTGAGTGGGTACATGTTTACATAGACAAGCATGGGATTGAGATTGAAGGGTTTTTGGCTACAGCTCTTGTGGATATGTATTCTAAATGTGGGAAGATTGATAAGGCTCTTGAAGTGTTTAGAGCTACTTCAAAGAGAGATGTCAGTACATGGAACTCGATCATCTCGGGTTTAAGCGTCCATGGTCTTGGAAAAGATGCTTTAGAGATCTTCTCAGAGATGGTCTATGAAGGTTTTAAACCAAATGGTATTACATTTGTTGGTGTTCTGTCTGCCTGCAATCATGTGGGGTTGTTAGACCAAGCTCGCAATCTTTTTGAAATGATGAATAGTGTTTACGGGGTTGAGCCAAGTATTGAACACTATGGTTGTATGGTTGATTTGCTTGGTCGGATGGGTAAAATTGAGGAAGCAGAGGAGCTTGTGAATGAGATTCAAGCAGATGAGGCTTCGGTTTTACTTGAATCTCTCCTTGGTGCCTGTAAAAGGTTTGGACGATTGGAACAAGCAGAGCGTATAGCAAATCGGTTACAGGAATTGAATCCACGTGAGAGTTCAGGTTATGTTCAGATGTCAAACTTGTATGCCTCTAATGGGAGATGGGATGAGGTTATGGAGgtgagaagaaagatgagagcAGAAAACGTAAACAAGAAGCCTGGATGCAGCATGATTGAAGTTGACGGGGTTGTTCATGAGTTCTTAGCTGGTGAAGGACTAAGAATCGACTAA
- the LOC104731691 gene encoding transcription repressor OFP5-like, with translation MMRWGRKKPVSSSSSSSSSGLSRAPPISWFSKLSGSSDLKPAKEKKQNDEASQTMSTKSSLSSTKRRNDINESRKGFHRVQIEKENAATRSADRESNEKFEEIMTSVRKKVRDFKRETCGFLEVEAMDRDKGTVIMTPRIQVNRDKQRCERRDQRLLEQKPKRSEQDVEVKAKKPARRIGTGSYSKEDSINLGQTVTKSAPQWQKLKEVKLREVKLKADQQRKSLYLKRELNRLGTKENNKVRVFSPRASEKCRVKAIEDLKKAKLRAREHEALIETADGGMENESFAVVKCSSDPQKDFRDSMIEMIMENDINHPEELKELLVCYLRLNTNEYHDMIIHVFQQVHNDMNFH, from the coding sequence ATGATGAGATGGGGAAGGAAGAAacctgtttcttcttcatcttcttcttcttcttccgggtTGTCTCGTGCTCCTCCTAtttcttggttttcaaagttaagCGGTTCTTCTGACTTGAAACctgcaaaagagaagaagcaaaatgaTGAAGCTAGCCAGACCATGTCTACAAAATCTTCCTTGAGTTCTACTAAACGTCGAAATGATATTAATGAGAGCAGAAAAGGCTTTCATAGAGTACAAATAGAAAAGGAGAACGCTGCAACAAGATCAGCAGATAGGGAGTCAAATGAGAAGTTTGAAGAGATAATGACCAGTGTAAGGAAGAAAGTAAGAGACTTCAAAAGAGAGACGTGTGGCTTTCTGGAAGTAGAGGCAATGGATAGAGACAAAGGAACTGTGATCATGACGCCAAGAATTCAGGTGAACAGAGATAAGCAGAGATGTGAGAGACGTGACCAAAGGCTTCTCGAACAAAAGCCAAAGAGATCAGAACAAGATGTAGAGGTCAAGGCGAAAAAACCAGCGAGAAGGATAGGTACAGGAAGTTACAGTAAAGAGGATTCTATAAATCTTGGTCAAACTGTAACAAAATCAGCTCCTCAGTGGCAAAAGCTCAAGGAAGTAAAACTAAGAGAAGTGAAGCTGAAGGCAGACCAACAGAGAAAATCTCTGTACCTAAAAAGGGAGCTAAACAGGTtaggaacaaaagaaaacaacaaggtTAGAGTATTTTCACCAAGAGCATCTGAAAAATGCAGAGTTAAAGCTATCGAAGACTTGAAGAAGGCTAAACTGAGAGCACGGGAGCACGAGGCTTTGATAGAAACAGCAGATGGAGGAATGGAGAACGAAAGCTTTGCAGTAGTGAAATGCTCGAGCGATCCTCAGAAGGATTTTAGAGATTCAATGATTGAGATGATCATGGAGAATGATATCAACCACCCTGAAGAACTCAAAGAGCTTCTGGTTTGTTATCTCAGACTCAATACCAATGAATATCATGATATGATCATCCATGTGTTTCAGCAAGTGCATAATGATAtgaattttcattaa
- the LOC109127945 gene encoding putative defensin-like protein 27 → MVHTRIIVFVFLALTILHAATKVVNEDSVWSFINKGASLCCNDHPEFGVCTNNSKCNKWCRQGCSNKRGGFCKRKICHCYCM, encoded by the exons ATGGTCCACACAAGAATTATTGTCTTCGTTTTCCTCGCTCTCACCATTCTACATGCGG CGACAAAGGTGGTGAATGAAGATTCAGTTTGGTCTTTCATTAACAAAGGAGCTTCATTGTGTTGCAACGATCACCCCGAATTTGGAGTATGTACTAATAATAGTAAGTGTAACAAGTGGTGTCGTCAAGGTTGTAGCAACAAAAGAGGTGGCTTTTGCAAGAGAAAAATTTGTCATTGCTACTGCATGTAA